GAAGATGTTCGGGGTCTGCATTCACCCGCGCTTCGGGGGCTGGTTCGCCATCCGCGCGGTGCTGGTGTTTGCCGATGTCCAGGCCCCGGGGTTGGAGCAGACCCGGCCCATAGACTGTGTGCCCAGCAGGGAGGACAGGATCAGCCTCCTGGAGAACTTCAACTGTAACTGGAGGGACGGGAGGTACCGGGACGTGCTGCCGGCAGAGGAGAAGTATTCGGCGGAGCAGACTCTGTACTTTGCTACTCCACCTGCAGAGAGACTGAAGCTGCTGGAACTCTGGGGTCAGATACACCCCATCCCCCCCTGCTGAGACTGTGACGGCTCCTCTGCTCTGTATCATCACGAGTTGTCTCTGCTGGAGATTCCGCTGGTCACTGATCTAAGAGGGACCGTCCCCGTCACTTCTGTGCTCCACAAATAATAAGCGCAATTTTTTGTAGCgcactgaaatttttttttttaaatggcgccCCCAGGAACATGCGCTgtattttacacccccccccccctctcctgacATCTTCCCCTCTGTTATAGAAATAActtccctctgttattcctcctggaaatgtatgactaATTTACCAAATGGGGGTAGGGGTAGGGGTCCCCTGCacagtccaatcagtgctgaccaTGTAGGGTGCACTCCTCATAACATCCGGGTCTCAGATttccagaaggaataacagagggatatCACAATAATGAGATACTGTATGCACTTCTGGGATTCCATATTTAAGTGATTTCTGATTTTAAGTTattttgtgatttatttattatCTGGAGATTTTATTAAACAATGGAAACTTTTATTTTCATAATGTAGATCCTAACAAAATCTAACCCTGATGTGCAGTTTATAACGTATGCATGGCCCGGGGCCTTACAGAGGTGAATAATAGGGGAGGATGGAAGGATGTGGCCCCTTTAAGGAATTTTCATGTAAATAAATGTAGTTACTTTGTAGATACTTTTTGCTTTACTGTTTACAAACAGGtgttttctccattcacatccagagctgctttcAAAATTCTGCAGATAGCAATGAATGGTTTAGCTCCACTCAGAAAAGCTTTAACTATGGCAAACTCATCTGATCTCCCACAAGCCACTGCTCTCTTAACAAGAAGCcagcagaactgtgaatgcagctttggatgtgactagagtagaTCTCATGGGTTTTATGTGCAGCTACATGACTCTATATGAGACGACTTGCAATCGGCAATTAGATGGATCGGCCGGACGGATGCTACCACCGTATCTGGGACggcgcaaaaaataataatataaagacAGGAAAATGGGGAAAATAAAACTTTATTCCTCAATTAATAAAATGAACAAGAAAACTATTTCCGTACAATTCTCACCACGGTTGTATTCGCCGGACAAGCGGGAAACTTCCTGCTCCTTCTGTTCAACAATGGCGCGGTATGGCGGTGACTCCAGCCGGGTCCTGTAGGGCAATACCCTGTGCGATGGCGTCTATCCGGTGAGGCAGGGCCACGCCCCCACCAGACTTGTTACCCTGAGTGCAGACGAGGGGTTAGTAATCTACAACAAGTGCGGCGTCTACGGAAACGACCATGTAATGGTGAACACACCCCGACTGATAACGCAATTTACAATATTTCCGGATTGATTGTCTTAATTGGAGATTTCGCGGGCAAGGCGCTGGATGGGACGTTTTTTAGGAATGTGGCGCCTCTCCAGGTCCGTAATTTTattgggggaggaaggggggggcgcccCCCAGGTTTTAGCATCTCCGGCACCAATCTCAACATAAATAATAATGTCACCGTGCTCTGGCGTTTTTGATGGCGGCGGCGTCATTTGCAGACCGGAGGGCAGCTGACAGACCAGCGCAGACACCGAGGGGGCGCGCCGCGGCGTGGAGGGATCTTCAGTAGTGTCTGGATCGTGTTTGTATCACATAGTATCCGCAAAAGCCCCCCTTCCCCAAAAGTGCATCTGAGCGAAGGCACGGAGGGTGCGCCGCTCTGCCGGCCCCCCTAGTAGCTGTACAGGGAGAGCGGGGTGTCCTCCATCATGTCATCCTGCAAAGGAAAGAGAGAATTCAGCAACAGCTGGTCAgctctgcttgttgtcagtgaatagaaacaaTTCCTGATCTAATCCTCACACATCTGAGGTgtagttacaatgtatcagtacaGGGCACAGCGCGCAGGACCCTATACAGTGTGACAACCTGCAGCTGTGCGAGCGGGACGAGGCCAGCAATTccactcactgacagcaagcagaggtctggGAAAAGGTGAATAACTGAAACATAAATTATTATTAGAAAGCTATAGAGACCCGCAAAACTGTGTGGGGGACCCCTACAGATATCATATACTATGAACCCACCACATCAAATCGGAGAATTAAATAATTGCCTCAATGCTCCCTGAGGGTCAGCCAGCAGTGGCGGGAGCGCCTAGGATCGGTCCTAACCTTTTTGcggttttcactttttttttttgccaactggaaactgtcaacaagctgctgttgttggatctgttatttttgtttttccatttaGCACTTTGAGTGTCCCAGGTGTGCAAACAAAAATATAagatccatcaacagcagcctacttgttgatggtttccagtCAGATTGGTTTACTGTTGCATGCTGGGACAGTAATGGAGGAGGCCGCGCGCTGTTCTCAGTGTCTCACCATTGGCAGATCCTGCAGGCGTCTGAACTCGGTGCGGCTGTTCCTTTTCTTGTATCGATGGAAACCAACTACAACCACCACCATGACCACCATGATGGTGAAGACGGAGACGATCATCACAAACAGGGGGTTGGAGCTGTTCCCGGAGGGATAACCAGTCAGATCTGCAACAGAAGGGAACATGGCATCAGATCACAGGATCCGTCAACAGTCCCTCGACCGCGGTCACATATACAATATCCATAAAGGAGAAACAGCAGTCGATACATTAGTAGTAATTCTgcagcttcagagctgaaatcttccAGCATTTCTGCTGGTTCAGGGTCTCTAAAAAGCACCTGGCCACATGCTTGCTGACCGTTTCCAATGCATTCTTCCTCTTTTGAACCCCAGGCTGAACTTttatctgcactgatacattgtaacaaccccTTGATATTCCGCTCATACCTTTCTCGTCCCCCACTTCCAGCACTGACGGCTCCCTCTGCACCTCCGCCCGGGATGTGTGCGGCGCGGTGGCGCGCTGTGTGGCTGGGCTGCGCCGTTCTTGGGAGGTCACTGTGGTGCTGACAAAGAGGCTGATGGTGATGGCGGACATCGAGGTGGAGTGGACAGACATGGAGGTCGTCGTGTACGGAGTGGAGTCATCGCTGGGCTGCGTCTCGGCTGCTGCGGAGGCCCTGAGGGTGGCGAGGAGCGAGGGCGTCTGTGTCCCGGTGTCTGCAGGGGAGGAACCAACGTGTAACGGGCTGGTACCTGCACTACTGACTGTCTCCCCTACAGTGGGAGCCTCTCCATGAAATGTCACCCACCTGCTGTCACGTTGTGGGCTGGCGGCTCGGTGACGTCTGCACTGGTGGTCCTGTTGCTGGCGGTCACAGGGGGGGGCCCGGTGGGGTCAGACGCCATCTCATCACTAGCTCTGGTGCCGTCTCCCGATGCGGCGGTAACGCTGCTTCCTGCGCCATCAGATTCCGGCACGCTGGCGGTGGATGAGGGCGGAGCGGACGGGCGCTCGGTATCTGTGATGAGGTCATTACCTGGCGGCTCGGACGTTGTGTCTGGGGGTCCCGAGACACTCACAGGGGGGGGGCTGGCAGCGGGCGGGTGGCTTGTTTcctcctgggcgtctcctggaAGAAAATACAAcagatgacaggaggagggatAGAGGGACAGGCTGTCTATTGTCCCCCGTTATCAGCGGTTCCAGGGCAGACACTGatgggcgggggtctgacacatgATCCGCGGCTACTCCATTTAAAGGGGCTGCGCGGTGTCAGGATCCTGATGACCTCTCCTgttcctccaccccccccccccatgaaaaGAGGATTATGAGCGGGGGTCTGCAGGAAAGCTCCATGACGCTCAGCTCCGGGGTCACACACACTGCGCCATTCATAAGAGCAGCCGGGTAAACACAGCAATATCCTGCCCCCGACCACAAGACACTGCAGCCGTTCAGCTCTGCCCCGTGCCATGGAGGGCGCCGTGCCAGCCACAACACCACCCCCTTAAGAGAGCGCGGGGCTCACAAGGAGAAGGAGACCAGGAAATAACCAAACACCAGAAACCCCCCATCTCTAAGGAGCAgggcccccagcagcacagaggatttcaggagaggagtgtgctgatcctgcggaggtcacagtctgagagttacatagtggaagaagcagggtcctcccagcagcacagagggtttcaggagaggagtgtgctgatctcgtGGCGGTCAGAGGtttagagttacatagtggagggggcagggtcccagcagcacagaggatttcaggagaggagtgtgctgatcctgtggaggtcacagtcggAGAGTTACATAGTAGAAGAaccagggtcctcccagcagcacagaggatttcaggagaggagtgtggtgatcttgtggaggtcagaggattagagttacatagtggagggagcagggtcccagcagcacagaggatttcaggacagGAGTGTACTGCACTCCTGTAGCAGAGTGGAGGTGGTGCAGGGATCCAGTGCAAGCCCCATACAGGGCAGCGCTGGGGTTCTAGGTTTGAATTCGACCAAGGACAGAATCTGCAAGGAATTTGTATGCTGTccccgtgggtttcctccagcaCTCCACAGGCGGACTGATCGGGAACTTGGATTGTGAGCTCTTGGGGACAGTGTCAGTAAAGTGCTGTTCAATATGTCAGCGCTACACAAGTGCATCAATAAATGTATCGCGGCCTCTGAAGCTCGGAGGTGCCAGGAAGTCTCTGCGGCGCAGATTTTCACACGTTATACAATTTACACCTCAGCCGTCCTGTGATTGAGGGGAGGAATCTCCGGAGAGATGAGTCAGATTCCAGGAGCGGCTCCAGACCCTATTAGGAAGCACTCGGCTCCGGCACTGACGCAGGCGGGGAAGATGGGGTAAACATTTGCTCAGAGACCAGACAGATGATGAGAGTCATAGTATAAACCCCCATAAACGTTCTAGACCTAGAGCGTTATAAgaagagcggctgatatcagtcacatgtgatggaggttatatcagcgctggagcattataaaaggagcggctgatatcagtcacatatgatgtaatgtctctggaggttatatcagcgctggagcgttataagaggagcggctgatatcagtcacatgtgacgtaatgtctctggaggttatatcagcactggagcgttataagaggagcggctgatatcagtcacatatgatgtaatgtctctggaggttatatcagcgctggagcgttataagaggagcggctgatatcagtcacatgtgacgtaatgtctctggaggttatatcagcactggagcgttataagaggagcggctgatatcagtcacatatgatgtaatgtctctggaggttatatcagcgctggagcgttataagaggagcggctgatatcagtcacatgtgacgtaatgtctctggaggttatatcagcactggagcgttataagaggagcggctgatatcagtcacatatgatgcaatgtctggaggttatatcagcgctggagcgttataagaggagcggctgatattgGTTTATCACACGGCAGTATTCCCCTCCCCATCACTGGATGGTTAGTTTTCGTTTTGTACAGTTTGGGGGTCATTCAGGGAGAACGGGGCTGGAGATCAGGCAGAGcaaaaggtggaaaaaaaaagaactggCCCTTTAAACGGGTTTATTTTGGATGAAATTTCAGGGAATTACATACATGACGCTTTGTGGTGACCTGGATTTCACACGAATCCCTTGTGCCATGACCCAGTTTTGGAGGCGCGTCGTGGACTGGTGGGAGAAATCGCACCTCCGCAGACTGTGATGTCAACGCCACCGGCCACAGGGAACGAGAGGAACCGCCACCCGATAGAGAATGTATCAGAAACCGGGGAATCGCCGTATCCAGAGTGTACCAcggcacagcagacagtatcacacaggataggattagatacacagctcagcagacagtatcacacaggataggattagatacacagctcagcagacagtatcacacaggacaggattagatacacagctcagcagacagtatcacacaggataggattagatacacagctcagcagacagtatcacacatgataggattagacacatagctcagcagacggtatcacacaggataggattagatacacagctcagcaggcagtatcacacaggattagatacacagctcagcaggcagtatcacacaggattagatacacagctcagaagactgtatcacacaggataggattagatacacagctcagcagacagtatcacgcaggataggattagatacacggctcagcagacagtatcacacaggataggattagatacacggctcagcagactgtatcacacaggataggattagatacacagcttagcagatagtatcacacaggataggattagatacacagcttagcagatagtatcacacaggataggattagatacacagcttagcagatagtatcacacaggataggattagatacacagcttagcagacagtatcacacaggataggattagatacacagctcggcagactgtatcacacaggataggattagatacacggctcagcagacagtatcacacaggataggattagatacacagctcagcaggcagtatcacataggattagatacacaggtcagcagacagtatcacacaggataggattagatacacagctcagcaggcagtatcacacaggataggattagatacacagctcagcagacagtatcacacaggacaggattagatacacagcttagcagacagtatcacacaggataggattagatacacagcttagcagatagtatcacacaggataggattagatacatagctcagcagacagtatcacacaggataggattagatacacagctcagcggacTGTATCACACATCTACAGGGGAGAGGTAAGTGCCCACCTTGCTGCTGACACCTTTCCCCTCGCGATCTCGGAAGAGTCTGTTTTCTTGCAGCTTTAGCAGGGAGTTGTGAACTGTCGCTCCGGGCACCTGGatctgtcatggggggggggggggggagacgctGCTTCGCAGGAACTCGCAGATTTCACGCCCGGCAGG
This Bufo gargarizans isolate SCDJY-AF-19 chromosome 7, ASM1485885v1, whole genome shotgun sequence DNA region includes the following protein-coding sequences:
- the LOC122943118 gene encoding mucin-7-like isoform X1, with the protein product MTDPGARSDSSQLPAKAARKQTLPRSRGERCQQQGDAQEETSHPPAASPPPVSVSGPPDTTSEPPGNDLITDTERPSAPPSSTASVPESDGAGSSVTAASGDGTRASDEMASDPTGPPPVTASNRTTSADVTEPPAHNVTADTGTQTPSLLATLRASAAAETQPSDDSTPYTTTSMSVHSTSMSAITISLFVSTTVTSQERRSPATQRATAPHTSRAEVQREPSVLEVGDEKDLTGYPSGNSSNPLFVMIVSVFTIMVVMVVVVVGFHRYKKRNSRTEFRRLQDLPMDDMMEDTPLSLYSY
- the LOC122943118 gene encoding mucin-7-like isoform X2 gives rise to the protein MGGGRWVSALLLGLLCLLSGALTPGDAQEETSHPPAASPPPVSVSGPPDTTSEPPGNDLITDTERPSAPPSSTASVPESDGAGSSVTAASGDGTRASDEMASDPTGPPPVTASNRTTSADVTEPPAHNVTADTGTQTPSLLATLRASAAAETQPSDDSTPYTTTSMSVHSTSMSAITISLFVSTTVTSQERRSPATQRATAPHTSRAEVQREPSVLEVGDEKDLTGYPSGNSSNPLFVMIVSVFTIMVVMVVVVVGFHRYKKRNSRTEFRRLQDLPMDDMMEDTPLSLYSY